In the Silurus meridionalis isolate SWU-2019-XX chromosome 6, ASM1480568v1, whole genome shotgun sequence genome, one interval contains:
- the LOC124387542 gene encoding SUN domain-containing ossification factor-like, with the protein MKRLKAALWLSVLLLLCLPIVLENGSTAGTGKSTKPSLGRTNQGTHASSTLKEKIFAATPGRDPAPPPPPDPEDILTFDEWTKSMMEEENEKSQTTHTSYNGGSGGVKKVQKTTNYASVECGAKILASNPEAKYEPVVCFELELMSCWGGSRN; encoded by the exons ATGAAGAGGCTGAAGGCGGCACTGTGGCTCAGCGTCCTGCTCCTGTTGTG TCTTCCCATCGTTTTGGAGAACGGCAGCACTGCTGGAACTGGAAAGAGCACTAAGCCGAGTTTAGGTCGGACGAATCAGGGAACCCACGCCTCCAGCACCCTGAAAGAAAAG ATCTTTGCCGCCACCCCGGGAAGAGACccggctcctcctcctcctcctgaccCAGAAGACATCCTTACTTTTGACGAATGGACAAAGAGCATGATGGAGGAGGAGAATGAAAAAA GTCAGACCACACACACGTCCTACAACGGGGGCTCGGGTGGGGTTAAGAAGGTGCAGAAAACCACAAACTACGCCTCTGTGGAATGCGGTGCCAAGATCCTGGCTTCTAATCCCGAAGCAAAG TATGAACCTGTGGTTTGCTTTGAGCTGGAACTCATGTCCTGCTGGGGCGGTTCTAGAAATTGA